CCATATCATCCAGCCAGCAACTTGCTAACCCAGACATCATGGCGTCTCCGGCACCGGTGACATTCACAATGTTAATATTCAGTGGTAATGACCAACCAACCTGGCCGTCAATTTCACTGAAGTAAACGCCCTCTTTGCCCATACTTAATGCCAGACGCTGGACACCTTGCTGATGAAACCATTGTGCTACCGTCGGAATATCATCATGGCTATTAATTTTTATGCCACTGAGTATTTCAGCTTCCAGGCGATTAGGTTTTAACGTGTGAATATGGGATAACCAGTTCTTAATTCTGGGCGCTTTGAAAGCCGAGACAGTATCGACGAATACAGGCACATTACCGGCATTGGTAAATATCCATGAGAGGGCCTCTTCGGTTAAATTACAATCAACGACTAATATTCCAGCGTGTTGAATTATCTCCTTGGTGGTCGCTAATAATGACGGCGTTAGTTTTTCTAATATGCGCATATCATTAATTGCCACTAACATTTCGCCACCGTCATCAAGTAACGAGACATAAGTAGAGGTATTTTCGCCGTGTAAACTGTGGCAATTACTGACATTAACACCGGCGCGTTTAGCTTCATCAATCAGGGTCGCGCCATAAAAATCATCACCCACCACCGAGATGAGATGGCACTCCTTGCCTAATAGCGCGATATTTTCAGCAATATTTCGCCCAACACCGCCTGGGGTGCATTTTATCTTCCCCGGATTAGAATCTTCATAAATGAGCTTGCTGGCTGCATAACCACAAACATCCATATTTACCGAGCCAACCACCACCACATAACTGTGCTCTGATAATATATATCCCTTCCCTTTGATATAACCTTTTTGCATCAGATTCATAATGTGACCCGCAACACCCGAGCGACTAATGCCTAGAATATCGGCAATTTCTTGCTGGGGGATCAATGGATCTCGTCTCAGAAGCTGCAATATTTGTTTTTCTCGGCTGGTCATAATGGACACTTGTTTGTTTTTAAACATGTGCTTGTTTTATTATTTTGCCGAAATAGAGTAAAGCGTATTTTATTACTCTATAGCAAAGTTGAGAGAACGATCGTAAGCGTGTTTTCAAGCAGTTACAGCACTTTTTCTGTGATGCAACTCAAGTTATTCTGATGGGAAAATAAGTGTCAAATAGTGATATTCCGATAAGAAGAATATTCCACTAAAAATAAAGATAGATAATCAAGAGGATAACAATACACGCAGAAGCAACCCAACAAGTGTTTGGTTATCTATTTTTAGGCAGGTAAATTGATGAATAGCCATAAACACGTTACATTGAATAATGATCTATTTCACAATTAAAGACGTATGCTTAACTGGGGGAATTAACCAGAGAGAAAAATAAAACGACATCAGCAGCAGCCAGATGTCGCTTTACTGTTCATATTTCTATCAAACGTAAATCAACTACGCACTAAATCGTCGCCATAGCCAATCCACTTATAGGTTGTCAACGCATCTAACCCCATCGGGCCACGTGCATGAAGTTTTTGCGTACTCACAGCGACCTCGGCCCCCAAACCAAACTGCCCACCATCGGTAAAGCGGGTACTGGCATTGACATAAACCGCCGATGAATCCACCGCGCGGACAAAATGTTCAGCACTACTGAGTGAGCGGGTCAAAATAGCGTCAGAATGGCTGGTACCATGCTCGCGAATATGGTCGATGGCAGCATCAATATCAGTAACGATATCCACGTTCAGATCCAGTGATAGCCATTCATCGTCGTAATCTGCTGCTTCAACGGCCACCACCTTGGCCTTACCTTGCGCCAGATAGGGCAGCGCCTGCGGGCTGGCATGCAGTGTCACGCCAAAGGCATGCATTCGGGTACTGAGTACTGGCAGGAAGCGCTCAGCAATGGCCTGGTGAACCAGCAAAGTTTCTAATGAGTTACATGCACTTGGCCGCTGAATTTTGGCGTTTTCAATCACCAACAACGCTTTCTCAACATCAGCACTTTCATCAACAAAGGTATGGCAAACCCCAATACCACCAGTAATGACCGGAATGGTTGATTGCTCACGGCACAGTTTATGTAAACCCGCGCCACCGCGTGGAATCAACATATCGACATAGCGGTCCATACGCAGTAACTGATTAACCAATTCCCGATCCGGGCTTTCAATCGCCTGCACTGCCGCTGCGGGTAAACCGCATTGCTCCAGCGCCTGTTGGATAACCTTCACTGTTGCCTGATTAGTGTGATGAGTCTCTTTCCCGCCCCGCAAAATCACGGCATTGCCGGTTTTCAAGCAGAGGCTGGCGACATCAATCGTAACGTTAGGTCGGGCTTCATAAATGACACCAATCACCCCCAGAGGCACACGGCGGCGTTCCAGCTTTAAGCCGCTGTCAAGTAGGCTGCCATCAATAACGCGCCCCACAGGGTCATTCAGGCGGCATACCTGACGCACATCATTAGCAATGGCGGCTAAGCGTGCCGGTGTCAATAACAACCGATCGAGCAGTGCTTCGCTCATGCCCGTATCACGTGCAGCCTGCATATCTTGCGCGTTGGCATGCAAAATAGTCTGACTTTCAGATTCCAG
The sequence above is drawn from the Yersinia intermedia genome and encodes:
- the proA gene encoding glutamate-5-semialdehyde dehydrogenase: MLEQMGKAAKQASWQLAMLSTAKKNQALAVIANLLESESQTILHANAQDMQAARDTGMSEALLDRLLLTPARLAAIANDVRQVCRLNDPVGRVIDGSLLDSGLKLERRRVPLGVIGVIYEARPNVTIDVASLCLKTGNAVILRGGKETHHTNQATVKVIQQALEQCGLPAAAVQAIESPDRELVNQLLRMDRYVDMLIPRGGAGLHKLCREQSTIPVITGGIGVCHTFVDESADVEKALLVIENAKIQRPSACNSLETLLVHQAIAERFLPVLSTRMHAFGVTLHASPQALPYLAQGKAKVVAVEAADYDDEWLSLDLNVDIVTDIDAAIDHIREHGTSHSDAILTRSLSSAEHFVRAVDSSAVYVNASTRFTDGGQFGLGAEVAVSTQKLHARGPMGLDALTTYKWIGYGDDLVRS
- a CDS encoding PfkB family carbohydrate kinase, coding for MTSREKQILQLLRRDPLIPQQEIADILGISRSGVAGHIMNLMQKGYIKGKGYILSEHSYVVVVGSVNMDVCGYAASKLIYEDSNPGKIKCTPGGVGRNIAENIALLGKECHLISVVGDDFYGATLIDEAKRAGVNVSNCHSLHGENTSTYVSLLDDGGEMLVAINDMRILEKLTPSLLATTKEIIQHAGILVVDCNLTEEALSWIFTNAGNVPVFVDTVSAFKAPRIKNWLSHIHTLKPNRLEAEILSGIKINSHDDIPTVAQWFHQQGVQRLALSMGKEGVYFSEIDGQVGWSLPLNINIVNVTGAGDAMMSGLASCWLDDMEFAESIRFAQGCSALTLSSELTNNPNLSNGSVKKLLELQP